The window GACGAGGTCGCCGGCCTCGAAGGCACCGCGGCGACGGCGCGGATGCAGGAGATCTACACCGAGTCGATCAAGCCCGAACTGATCACCGAACGGCTGCGTCAGATGCGTGACGCGGGGGTGACCGTGGCCGGGTCCCTGTCGCCGCAGCGCACCAAGGAGTACGCCAAGACGGTGGTGGACGCGGGCGTCGACATGTTCGTGATCCGCGGCACGACGGTCTCCGCCGAGCACGTCTCCTCGCAGGCTGAGCCGCTCAACCTCAAAGAGTTCATCTACGAACTCGACGTCCCCGTGATCGTCGGTGGCTGTGCGACCTATCAGGCCGCACTGCACCTGATGCGTACGGGCGCGGCAGGCGTGCTCGTCGGCTTCGGCGGCGGCGCGGCACACACCACGCGTACGGTCCTGGGCATCGCGGTGCCGATGGCGTCCGCGGTCGCCGACGTGGCTGCGGCTCGGCGCGACTACCTCGACGAGTCGGGGGGTCGCTATGTGCACGTGATCGCGGACGGTTCGATCGGTCGCTCCGGTGACATCGCCAAGGCGGTCGCCTGCGGTGCCGACGCCGTGATGGTCGGCTCGCCCTTCGCGCGCGCCACCGACGCGCCGGGGCGTGGCTTCCACTGGGGAAGCGAGGCGACGCACCCGGAGTTGCCGCGTGGTCGAGCGGGTGAAGTTCGAGCAGATCGGCACGCTGGAGCAGATTCTCTTCGGCCCCTCGCATATGGCCGACGGCACGATGAACCTGGTTGGTGCGTTGCGGCGCGCGATGGCCACGACCGGCTATACCGAGGTCAAGGAGTTCCAGCGCATCGAGGTCGTGGTCGAGCACTGAGTCGTTGAACTCTGAGTAGCCGAACGGATGGTTCGCGCCGGAGCGTGACCATCGCGCGACTTCGTCACCTGGCAGAACTCCGGCGCCAAGGGGGACCGCCGCCGATGCCTGCTGTGGCGTCGGAGACGGCCACCTCGGATTGCTCCGGAAGAAATCCGTCCTGTCAGGAAGAACGCAGCCAGTCGCCCAGCAGCGCCACGGTGTCGGGCATGAAGGACCGCGACGGATCGTCGAGCGCCTCGATCAATTGCTCGCGCGACCACCAACCACCCCAGGCAACCTCCTCGGGTTGCCACGTGATCTGGCCGTCCCACTCGCACACGTAGAGGAAGCCCCAATAGCGGGTGTGCTCGTCGGCGAAGAAGCCGCGTCCTAGCGAGGTCAGCTCGACACCGCGTACGCCCAACTCCTCGTGGAGTTCGCGCAAGGCTGCCTCGTCCGGATCCTCGCCAACCGCGAGCACACCACCAGCCGCGAAGTCGTACCGTCCCGGATAGACGTCCTTGGTGTCGGTGCGCCGGTGCACATAGATCTGGCCCGACGAGTTGCGTACGACCACACCCGTCGCGCCGTGGATCAGATTGTCGGCGCGCATCACTGAACGTGGGGCCGTCCCGGCTGGCTCGCCCGCCTCGTCAAAGAGCTGACCTGCTCCTCCATGACTCCATTGTGCCCAGGCAGAATGGAGTCATGATCCTCGCCAAGGCCCTCAGTGCAGACCAGCGTGCCGATGCCCTGGAGAGGATGGGCACTGACGAACTCGACGTGCTGGTCGTCGGCGGCGGCATCGTCGGCGTCGGCGCCGCCCTGGACGCGGTCACCCGGGGCTTGAGTGTCGGCCTGGTCGAGCAGCGAGACTTGGCCAGTGGTACGTCGAGCCGCAGCTCCAAGTTGGTGCATGGTGGTCTGCGCTATCTGGAGATGTTCGACTTCGCGCTGGTCAAGGAGGCGCTGGAGGAGCGCGGGCTGCTGCTGACCCGGCTGGCGCCGCACCTCGTACGCCCGCAGCCTTTCCTGTTCCCGCTGGAGAAGGCGATCGAGCGGCCGTACGTCGGCGCGGGCATCGCGCTCTATGACGCGCTGGCGATGCTGGGCAACTACGACAAAGGGGTGCCGCGGGGGCGGCACATCTTCAAGAAGAAGCTCGCCCGGATGGCACCGGATCTCAACCTGGACGGCCTGCACGGCGCGATCCGCTATTACGACGCCCAGGTCGACGACGCACGCCTGGTGATGTCGGTGGCGCGTACGGCCGCCTCCTACGGCGCGCACGTCGCGACGCGCACCAAGGTCACCGGATTCCTGCGCAGCGTGGACGGCACTCGGGTCGTCGGCGTCACCGCCCGCGACCTGGAGAACGACCGCGAGGTCGAGATCCGCGCCAAGTCGGTGATCAATGCCGCCGGCGTGTGGACCGACCAGATCCAGGACCTGCTCGGCCCCGACCAGGCGCTCGACGTCGACGCGTCCAAGGGCATCCATCTGGTCGTGCCCAAGGACCGCATCCGCTGTGAGGCGGGCATCATCACCAAGACCGAGAAGTCCGTGCTCTTCGTGATTCCGTGGCGCAACTTCTGGATCATCGGCACCACCGACACGCCGTGGGACCTCGACCTGGCACACCCGGCCGCGTCCAAGGCCGACATCGACTACCTGCTCGAACACGTCAACAAGATCCTGAAGGACCCGCTGGACCACGAAGACGTGATCGGCGTGTACGCCGGCCTGCGCCCGCTGCTCAAACCGACCCGCAAGAAGCCGGGCGAGGGCGCGACGACGAAGTTGTCGCGCGAGCACACCACGATCAGCCCGATCCCGGGCCTGGTGCTGATCGCGGGCGGCAAGCTCACCACCTACCGCGTGATGGGCAAGGACGCGGTCGACCTGGCGGTGCGCGAGTTCCCCGAAGCGCGTGGCTCGATCACCGACCGGGTCCCGCTCGTGGGTGCGTCGGGCTTCGAAACGCGTACGAACCAGCGCGTCGCACTGAGTCGGGCTTCGGGGCTGGAGATCGGCCTGATCGACCACCTGCTGAGTCGCTATGGCGGGCTCGTCGACGAGGTGTTGGCGCTGATCTCGCAGCGTCCCGAACTCGGCGTTGCTCTTGGGGGCGCCGAGGACTACTTGGCGGCCGAGATCGTCTACGCCGTCACCAACGAGGGGGCTCGTCACCTCGACGACGTGCTGGCGCGGCGCACCCGCATCTCCATCGAGACCTTCGATCGTGGCGTCAAGGCAGCCGCGCCCGCAGCCGTGCTGATGGCCGGTGAACTCGGC of the Nocardioides sp. genome contains:
- a CDS encoding NUDIX domain-containing protein; this translates as MRADNLIHGATGVVVRNSSGQIYVHRRTDTKDVYPGRYDFAAGGVLAVGEDPDEAALRELHEELGVRGVELTSLGRGFFADEHTRYWGFLYVCEWDGQITWQPEEVAWGGWWSREQLIEALDDPSRSFMPDTVALLGDWLRSS
- a CDS encoding glycerol-3-phosphate dehydrogenase/oxidase, whose amino-acid sequence is MILAKALSADQRADALERMGTDELDVLVVGGGIVGVGAALDAVTRGLSVGLVEQRDLASGTSSRSSKLVHGGLRYLEMFDFALVKEALEERGLLLTRLAPHLVRPQPFLFPLEKAIERPYVGAGIALYDALAMLGNYDKGVPRGRHIFKKKLARMAPDLNLDGLHGAIRYYDAQVDDARLVMSVARTAASYGAHVATRTKVTGFLRSVDGTRVVGVTARDLENDREVEIRAKSVINAAGVWTDQIQDLLGPDQALDVDASKGIHLVVPKDRIRCEAGIITKTEKSVLFVIPWRNFWIIGTTDTPWDLDLAHPAASKADIDYLLEHVNKILKDPLDHEDVIGVYAGLRPLLKPTRKKPGEGATTKLSREHTTISPIPGLVLIAGGKLTTYRVMGKDAVDLAVREFPEARGSITDRVPLVGASGFETRTNQRVALSRASGLEIGLIDHLLSRYGGLVDEVLALISQRPELGVALGGAEDYLAAEIVYAVTNEGARHLDDVLARRTRISIETFDRGVKAAAPAAVLMAGELGWSDAQRDDEVDHYLRRVEAERQSQLMPTDQEADEARVSAPEIV